TTCCGCCCCCGATTGCGCAGGCACCATCACCCGAATCGTTCAGGGCGGAAGATCAACTTTCTATTGTCCGCAATGCCAAAGATAGCTTGATCACCGCGCCTGCTTTGCTAAGCACTGACAACACCGAAGCCACTACAGGGGCCGCAAATGGCGTTTGAAACGATCATCGTGAATATTCAGGACGACGTTGCCCTGATAACCTTGAACCGGCCAGACGCGCTGAATGCGCTGAACTCGCAACTGATGGGCGAACTTGCCACCGCACTCGCCGATGCCGATGCCAGCAGCAAGGTGCGCGCCATCGTGATCACCGGATCGGACAAGGCTTTTGCGGCGGGTGCGGATATCACCGAAATGGCCGACAAGACCTTTGTGGAAATGTATACGGACAACTTTTTCGGCGCGGAAACCGATCAATTCCTGCAGGTGCGCAAGCCCGTCATCGCCGCTGTTTCAGGCTATGCCCTTGGCGGCGGATGCGAGCTGGCGATGATGTGCGACTTTATCATCGCCGCCGACACCGCGAAATTCGGCCTGCCCGAACTGAACCTTGGCGTGATCCCCGGGATCGGCGGCACACAGCGCCTGACCCGCTATGTCGGCAAGGCGAAATCAATGGACATGCATTTGACAGGCCGCTTCATGGCCGCCGAAGAAGCCGAAGCATCCGGCCTTGTCAGCCGTGTCGTGCCCGCCAAGAAGCTGAAGGAAGAAGCGCTTGCCGCGGCCTCCAAGATCGCGGAAAAATCGCTGCTGGCAACAACGGCGGCC
This portion of the Octadecabacter sp. SW4 genome encodes:
- a CDS encoding enoyl-CoA hydratase; protein product: MAFETIIVNIQDDVALITLNRPDALNALNSQLMGELATALADADASSKVRAIVITGSDKAFAAGADITEMADKTFVEMYTDNFFGAETDQFLQVRKPVIAAVSGYALGGGCELAMMCDFIIAADTAKFGLPELNLGVIPGIGGTQRLTRYVGKAKSMDMHLTGRFMAAEEAEASGLVSRVVPAKKLKEEALAAASKIAEKSLLATTAAKDAINHSYETPLSEGIRYERRLFQSLFATEDQKEGMAAFKEKREPQFRDK